From Bos javanicus breed banteng chromosome 5, ARS-OSU_banteng_1.0, whole genome shotgun sequence, the proteins below share one genomic window:
- the LOC133248917 gene encoding olfactory receptor 9K2-like: MGDRETSNHSEVTDFILVGFKVHPEFHILLFLFFLLVYAMILLGNVGMMVIIITDPQLNTPMYFFLGNLSFVDLFYSSVIAPKAMSNFWSESKSISYAGCVTQLFLFDLFIVSEGFLLAVMAYDRFIAICNPLLYSVQMSTHLCVQFVAGSYFFGCISSVLQTIMTFTLSFCASQNIDHFYCDERPLLRISCSDLYIPNMVSFFLCTIIILPTIIVIIVSYIYIVSTVLKIRSTEGRKKVFSTCSSHLGVVSVLYGAIIFMYVIPDRFPELSKVASLCYTLVTPMLNPLIYSLRNKDVKEALRKILGKNLFLFISILTENRIK, encoded by the coding sequence ATGGGTGACAGGGAAACAAGCAACCACTCAGAAGTGACTGACTTCATTCTTGTCGGCTTCAAGGTCCACCCAGAGTTCCACATCCTCCTCTTCCTGTTTTTTCTGCTTGTCTATGCCATGATCCTTCTAGGGAATGTTGGCATGATGGTCATTATTATAACTGATCCCCAGCTGAACACACCAATGTATTTCTTCCTAGGCAACCTGTCCTTCGTTGATCTCTTCTATTCATCTGTTATTGCACCTAAGGCTATGAGCAACTTCTGGTCTGAGAGCAAGTCCATCTCCTATGCAGGCTGTGTGACCCAGCTGTTTCTCTTTGACCTCTTCATTGTTTCCGAGGGatttctcctggcagtcatgGCTTATGATCGCTTCATTGCCATCTGCAACCCACTCCTCTATTCTGTCCAAATGTCAACACATCTCTGTGTTCAATTTGTGGCTGGTTcctatttttttggctgtatcaGCTCAGTTCTTCAGACCATCATGACATTTACTTTATCCTTTTGTGCTTCTCAGAACATTGACCATTTTTACTGTGATGAGCGTCCACTTCTGAGGATTTCTTGTTCTGATCTCTACATTCCTAATATGGTATCCTTTTTCCTATGCACCATTATCATTTTGCCTACCATAATTGTCATAATtgtgtcttatatatatattgtatctaCAGTTCTAAAAATACGCTCCACTGAGGGGCGAAAGAAAGTCTTCTCCACTTGCAGCTCTCACCTGGGAGTCGTGAGTGTATTGTATGGTGCCATCATCTTTATGTATGTCATCCCTGACAGATTTCCTGAGCTGAGTAAAGTGGCCTCCTTGTGTTACACGCTGGTCACTCCCATGTTGAATCCTTTGATTTACTCTCTGAGAAACAAAGATGTCAAAGAAGCTCTGAGGAAGATCCTAGGGAAaaacctatttttatttatttctatattaactgaaaatagaattaaGTAA